The Metabacillus sediminilitoris genome window below encodes:
- a CDS encoding DUF6884 domain-containing protein gives MKIALVSCTKLKADYPCSAREMYQESTLFKKAVKYLEQKDYDEWFVLSAKYGLLKQHDVIEPYDLTLNNMRASERKSWSELVIKQIDSLQLNITNIDFYAGVKYREYLISVFEQKGIDCNVPLQGKGIGEQLQFYSINTK, from the coding sequence ATGAAGATAGCATTAGTAAGTTGTACTAAATTAAAAGCCGATTATCCATGCAGTGCTAGAGAGATGTACCAAGAGTCAACTTTGTTTAAGAAAGCTGTTAAATATTTAGAGCAAAAGGATTATGATGAGTGGTTTGTATTATCTGCAAAGTATGGACTATTAAAACAACATGATGTAATTGAGCCTTACGACTTAACTCTTAACAATATGAGAGCATCAGAGCGTAAATCATGGTCAGAGTTAGTTATTAAGCAGATAGATAGTTTGCAATTGAATATAACGAATATAGACTTTTATGCTGGAGTCAAATATAGAGAGTATCTAATTTCTGTCTTTGAACAAAAAGGTATCGATTGTAATGTACCGCTTCAAGGAAAAGGGATTGGTGAGCAGCTGCAGTTTTATTCAATAAATACTAAATAA
- a CDS encoding methionine biosynthesis PLP-dependent protein has product MSQRIETKLAQIGNRSENVTGTVNPPVYFSTAYRHNGIGESTGFDYIRTGNPTRLLVEKAIADLEHGDRGFAFSSGMAAIQTIMALFKSGDDLIVSSDLYGGTYRLFEREWRKYGLTFQYDDFTNPVETEKLITENTKALFIETPTNPLMQETDIKELVAVAKKHQLLVIVDNTFYTPVIQTPILDGADIVIHSATKYLGGHNDVLAGLVVTKGQELSDEFFQHQNAIGAVLSPFDSWLLIRGMKTLSLRMRQHEQNARQVAQFLEEHPDVLDVLYPGKGGMLSFRLQDEAWVNPFLKSLKTITFAESLGGIESFITYPATQTHMDIPEEIRIANGVCNRLLRFSVGVEHAEDIIEDLAQSFKHMKGAEVVEQS; this is encoded by the coding sequence ATGAGTCAACGAATTGAAACGAAATTAGCACAAATTGGAAATCGCAGTGAAAATGTTACAGGTACAGTAAACCCGCCAGTTTATTTTTCTACTGCCTATCGCCATAATGGAATTGGTGAATCAACAGGCTTTGATTATATTCGAACAGGAAATCCTACTAGATTGCTAGTTGAAAAAGCAATTGCCGATTTAGAGCATGGTGACCGTGGATTTGCCTTCAGTTCAGGAATGGCTGCAATCCAAACAATCATGGCGCTTTTCAAAAGTGGCGATGATTTAATCGTTTCTTCCGATTTATATGGCGGCACATATCGATTATTTGAAAGAGAATGGCGAAAATATGGGTTAACCTTTCAATATGATGATTTTACAAATCCCGTCGAAACGGAAAAATTAATTACAGAAAATACAAAAGCATTGTTTATTGAGACGCCAACAAATCCATTAATGCAGGAAACAGACATTAAAGAGCTTGTTGCAGTTGCCAAGAAACATCAATTATTAGTGATAGTTGATAATACGTTTTATACACCAGTTATCCAAACACCTATTCTAGATGGTGCTGATATTGTCATCCATAGTGCAACGAAATATTTAGGCGGACACAATGACGTATTAGCAGGCCTTGTTGTAACAAAAGGTCAGGAACTAAGTGACGAGTTTTTCCAACATCAGAATGCCATTGGAGCTGTTCTTTCACCTTTTGATTCTTGGTTGCTCATTCGCGGGATGAAAACTTTATCTCTTCGTATGAGACAGCATGAGCAAAATGCTCGTCAGGTTGCCCAATTTTTAGAAGAGCATCCAGATGTATTAGATGTGTTATACCCTGGAAAAGGCGGTATGCTGTCATTCCGTTTACAAGATGAAGCATGGGTAAATCCATTTCTTAAGAGTCTGAAAACAATTACGTTTGCAGAGAGCTTGGGTGGTATCGAGAGCTTTATTACGTATCCTGCAACACAAACACATATGGATATTCCAGAAGAAATTAGAATAGCAAATGGTGTGTGTAATCGACTATTACGTTTTTCAGTTGGTGTTGAGCATGCTGAAGATATCATCGAGGACTTGGCACAAAGCTTTAAACATATGAAGGGGGCTGAAGTTGTTGAGCAATCATGA
- a CDS encoding GIY-YIG nuclease family protein, with translation MGKQYTHAKGFNVTSLEGVAGVYILQETCGDVAYIGHCNNDFKNRIRSHTNKTNGKLDNNIQYLHVVIIDPDIYPLHVLEHLFIWYFNPPRNEDLWIFSRNKTVRQVKETAKKHNINIQGTLEEFLLSFETVFIEREWDDNFELKRYGEVETQSSKKSSCDGTLNCLCYQCLIDSRSKVIW, from the coding sequence ATGGGAAAACAATATACTCACGCTAAAGGCTTTAATGTTACTTCATTAGAAGGTGTCGCTGGGGTTTATATTCTCCAAGAAACTTGCGGTGATGTTGCTTATATTGGACATTGTAACAATGATTTTAAAAATCGAATTAGAAGTCATACAAATAAAACAAACGGCAAACTCGATAATAATATTCAGTACCTACATGTTGTTATCATAGACCCAGATATCTATCCTCTTCATGTTTTAGAACATCTATTTATTTGGTACTTTAATCCACCTAGGAATGAAGATTTATGGATATTTAGTAGAAATAAAACAGTACGGCAGGTAAAGGAAACTGCAAAAAAGCACAATATTAACATACAAGGAACTCTAGAAGAATTCTTATTATCATTTGAGACAGTATTTATTGAAAGAGAATGGGATGATAATTTTGAATTAAAAAGGTATGGAGAAGTAGAAACACAATCATCAAAAAAATCTTCCTGTGATGGCACTTTAAATTGTTTGTGTTACCAGTGTCTAATAGATAGTCGTTCGAAAGTAATATGGTGA
- a CDS encoding GNAT family N-acetyltransferase, translating to MLEIKKIAPEDTYSLRQSALRPNQPIEASKYEIDYLEDTFHLGAFLDGILISIASFYKEKNPCFTDEVQFRLRGMATLPEYRKQKAGSSLILHAEELLREKKVTLWWCNARTTVSNYYKKLGLSECGEVFEIDPIGPHKLMFKKLS from the coding sequence GTGTTAGAGATTAAAAAAATTGCCCCAGAAGATACTTATTCATTAAGACAAAGTGCTTTACGACCGAATCAACCTATAGAAGCGAGCAAATATGAGATTGATTATTTAGAAGACACCTTTCATTTAGGAGCATTTTTGGATGGAATCTTAATAAGCATTGCCTCTTTTTATAAAGAGAAAAATCCTTGTTTTACTGATGAAGTCCAATTCAGACTTAGAGGTATGGCCACGCTTCCAGAATATCGAAAGCAAAAAGCGGGAAGTTCTCTTATCCTGCACGCTGAAGAACTTTTAAGAGAAAAGAAGGTAACATTATGGTGGTGTAATGCTAGAACGACTGTGAGTAATTATTATAAAAAGTTAGGGTTAAGTGAGTGTGGCGAGGTATTTGAAATTGATCCAATAGGTCCTCATAAATTAATGTTTAAAAAATTGAGCTAA
- a CDS encoding TRAP transporter permease produces the protein MANKEETKYLTEEEQQALIEKYDPEAGTRKLTGVVGYFVFFGLLAFSLFQLYTAIFGVFTAQIQRTVHLGFALSLIFLLFPANRKKRQKGKFQIAWYDVVLAILSIGVGAYWPLFFEELVMSVGRLTTLDFAVGLVAIVLVLEATRRAVGLPIMIIAIIFLLYGLFGQHMPGFLSHRGLSMDRMVQTMFFTTEGILGTPLAVSSTFIFLFLLFGSFLIKTGVGQYFNDLSIAIAGRSIGGPAKVAIFSSALQGTISGSSVANVVTSGAFTIPMMKNLGYKKEFAGAVEASASTGGQLMPPIMGAAAFLMVEFIGNGITYWDIAKAAAIPAILYFAGIWIMTHFEAKRLGLRGLTKEEMPSRKEVFGKLYLLIPIVAIIVLLMSNITVTHAALYSIVISIVVGFINKDVRMKMIDIILALVDGARTALSVAAATAAAGIIVGIVTKTGLGLKLANGLIDLSGGLLIPTLLLTMIASLILGMGAPTTANYVITSTIAAPAMILLGVADLPAHLFVFYFGIIADITPPVALAAFAAAGVSGGEPLRTGIESSKLAIAAFIIPYIFVLSPAMLMIDTTWWEVVWVVFTSMIGMIAIGAGVIGYWMRGMHWLERIIAVIVGILLIYPEKISDITGLIMFVVLLTLQFIWKRDKDNKPNMSVQA, from the coding sequence ATGGCTAATAAAGAGGAAACGAAGTATTTAACAGAAGAGGAACAGCAGGCATTAATCGAAAAATACGATCCAGAAGCAGGAACAAGAAAGTTAACTGGAGTAGTCGGCTATTTTGTGTTTTTTGGCCTACTCGCTTTTTCGCTTTTTCAACTCTATACAGCTATTTTTGGAGTATTCACTGCACAAATTCAACGTACTGTCCACTTAGGCTTTGCACTATCATTGATTTTTTTACTTTTTCCAGCCAACCGAAAGAAACGACAAAAAGGAAAATTTCAAATTGCCTGGTATGATGTGGTCCTAGCTATTTTAAGTATTGGAGTTGGAGCATACTGGCCATTATTTTTTGAGGAACTTGTCATGAGCGTAGGCCGATTGACAACATTGGACTTTGCTGTTGGATTAGTAGCGATTGTATTAGTTTTAGAGGCTACAAGACGTGCAGTAGGGCTTCCGATTATGATCATCGCCATTATTTTCCTTCTTTATGGACTTTTCGGACAACATATGCCTGGATTCTTATCACATCGCGGCTTAAGTATGGACAGAATGGTCCAGACGATGTTTTTTACGACAGAGGGGATACTAGGTACACCGTTAGCAGTATCATCAACCTTTATCTTTCTCTTCCTTTTATTTGGTTCTTTTTTAATAAAAACAGGTGTCGGCCAATATTTTAACGATCTTTCGATTGCGATTGCAGGCAGAAGTATTGGGGGGCCTGCCAAAGTTGCGATATTTTCAAGTGCTCTTCAAGGAACGATCAGCGGCAGCTCTGTTGCGAATGTTGTAACGTCTGGAGCTTTTACGATTCCAATGATGAAAAATCTTGGTTACAAGAAGGAATTTGCTGGCGCCGTAGAGGCATCCGCATCAACAGGCGGACAATTAATGCCGCCAATTATGGGGGCAGCAGCCTTTCTAATGGTTGAGTTTATCGGAAACGGCATTACGTATTGGGATATTGCAAAGGCTGCAGCTATCCCAGCGATTCTCTATTTCGCCGGGATCTGGATTATGACCCATTTTGAAGCAAAGCGACTTGGACTACGAGGGTTAACAAAAGAAGAAATGCCGAGTAGAAAAGAAGTATTTGGCAAACTTTATTTGTTAATTCCAATCGTAGCGATCATTGTGTTGCTCATGTCGAATATAACGGTAACACATGCTGCCTTATACTCGATTGTCATTTCAATTGTTGTTGGATTTATTAATAAAGATGTCCGAATGAAAATGATCGATATCATTTTAGCATTAGTAGATGGTGCCAGAACAGCTCTTAGTGTAGCGGCAGCAACAGCTGCTGCTGGAATTATTGTCGGAATCGTAACAAAAACAGGTTTAGGATTAAAGCTAGCAAATGGGTTAATTGACTTATCAGGTGGATTATTAATCCCAACACTGCTGCTTACAATGATTGCATCACTTATTCTTGGTATGGGGGCACCAACAACAGCAAACTATGTCATAACCTCGACAATAGCAGCACCTGCCATGATTTTATTAGGTGTAGCTGATTTACCAGCTCATTTATTTGTCTTTTATTTTGGAATTATTGCAGATATTACACCACCGGTTGCACTAGCAGCATTTGCAGCAGCAGGGGTCTCAGGTGGAGAACCGCTGCGAACAGGTATTGAATCATCAAAACTCGCCATCGCAGCATTTATCATTCCATACATTTTCGTTCTCTCCCCGGCAATGCTAATGATTGATACAACCTGGTGGGAAGTCGTTTGGGTCGTATTTACATCGATGATTGGAATGATCGCAATTGGAGCAGGGGTTATTGGTTATTGGATGAGAGGAATGCATTGGCTCGAAAGAATCATTGCAGTGATTGTTGGTATTCTCTTAATCTATCCTGAAAAAATTTCGGATATTACTGGACTAATTATGTTTGTTGTATTGCTGACTTTACAGTTTATCTGGAAACGGGATAAAGATAACAAGCCTAACATGTCTGTTCAAGCTTAA
- a CDS encoding TAXI family TRAP transporter solute-binding subunit, with protein MKKNRGSLLFVMVLALSMIIAACGNGGSEDVAGEEAGNSGNEKKNLSLLTGGTGGTYYPLGGQIGKIITDNTNAKITPQTSGASAENMETLRAGEAELAFSQTDIAAYALEGKEMFEGNPIDTIQAIGSLYPETVQLVTTDKSGIKSVEDLKGKSVSVGAPGSGAYINAMQILDIHGLKVDDIKAQNLSFDESTDGIQSGSIDAAFVTAGTPTGAVEALSAQNNVVIIPLADDKIQNLIEKYPYYAEDTVASGTYNIKSDVKTVAVKAMLVASTDLDENLVYEMTKALFENTDKITHAKGEFIKPETALEGLGEMELHPGAAKYFEEQGISQ; from the coding sequence ATGAAAAAGAATCGCGGTAGCCTTTTATTTGTTATGGTTTTGGCGCTTTCAATGATCATAGCTGCTTGTGGGAATGGCGGGAGTGAAGATGTTGCTGGTGAAGAGGCTGGAAACAGTGGTAATGAAAAGAAAAATCTTAGTCTCTTAACAGGGGGAACTGGTGGTACATATTATCCTCTTGGCGGCCAAATTGGGAAAATTATCACAGATAACACAAATGCCAAAATTACACCGCAAACTTCAGGTGCTTCTGCTGAAAATATGGAAACATTGAGAGCCGGTGAGGCAGAGCTTGCGTTCTCTCAAACAGATATCGCAGCATATGCTCTTGAAGGGAAAGAAATGTTTGAAGGAAACCCAATAGATACAATTCAAGCAATTGGCTCTTTATATCCTGAAACGGTACAACTTGTTACAACAGATAAAAGTGGGATTAAATCTGTAGAGGATCTCAAAGGAAAATCCGTTTCTGTAGGTGCACCTGGATCAGGCGCATATATAAATGCTATGCAAATTTTAGATATTCATGGATTAAAAGTTGATGATATTAAAGCTCAAAACCTATCATTCGATGAGTCTACTGATGGAATTCAATCAGGTAGTATTGATGCTGCATTTGTTACTGCTGGGACACCAACCGGTGCAGTCGAAGCTTTATCTGCACAAAATAATGTTGTAATTATTCCGTTGGCAGATGATAAAATTCAAAACTTAATAGAAAAATATCCATACTATGCAGAAGATACGGTAGCAAGTGGAACATACAACATTAAGTCAGATGTGAAAACAGTTGCTGTAAAAGCGATGTTAGTAGCCTCAACAGATCTTGATGAAAACCTGGTTTATGAAATGACAAAAGCCTTATTTGAGAATACGGATAAAATTACTCATGCAAAAGGTGAGTTTATTAAGCCTGAAACGGCACTTGAAGGTTTAGGTGAGATGGAACTTCACCCTGGAGCTGCCAAATACTTTGAAGAACAGGGGATATCACAGTAA
- a CDS encoding DUF1850 domain-containing protein, which translates to MRKWKVAVILLFVSLLLFFFFLFFIPYKQVIAFTYEDKEHLLAYVSLKNDQTFQLKYTHSIHLSDVLESYRIDDKQFTLTELAYEDFAVGMPSNAEKGEVFEEKDGVYYIKNMNRSFPFIDLRIGQVRANHRLIYQHITYTLSNSIKPGTWVRISIKKITLWQQWKGVNING; encoded by the coding sequence ATGCGTAAATGGAAAGTAGCAGTTATTCTTCTTTTTGTCTCCCTGCTACTTTTCTTCTTTTTTCTGTTTTTCATTCCCTATAAACAAGTCATTGCTTTTACATATGAAGACAAAGAGCACCTACTTGCATATGTATCATTAAAAAATGACCAAACCTTTCAACTAAAGTATACACACTCGATTCATCTCTCAGATGTGCTTGAGTCATATCGAATAGATGACAAGCAGTTTACTTTAACTGAGCTCGCATACGAAGACTTTGCCGTCGGAATGCCTTCAAATGCAGAAAAAGGCGAGGTGTTTGAAGAAAAGGATGGTGTGTATTACATAAAAAACATGAACCGTTCCTTCCCATTTATTGACTTGAGAATTGGACAAGTGAGAGCAAATCATCGACTAATCTATCAACATATAACATATACATTATCTAATTCTATAAAACCAGGGACATGGGTAAGAATTTCAATTAAAAAAATAACGTTATGGCAACAATGGAAAGGAGTGAACATCAATGGCTAA
- a CDS encoding HNH endonuclease, translating into MTIPQNINKEHILKAIQKIDREGVPERRESTRFNLSYAGGNYPPKYVISIANIFANGEEYSPSLFSGGDETNRFLSRLGFTIVENEKSDKSTLFSVPELEPVNRSREYNLYNESIRDMIVYEYLFHSRTHRWLDEHVVGMNPDESRGYQAMGILHFIGLKDKHKGIFKDLSIDEAIQLLVQQNSDFSLVIESLKRYLQKDNGEREIEGRSSADEYIELESIVTAAPEQIEVTETEKEQVIKSRIGQSTFKKSLLNIEKKCRLCGVSDERFLVASHIKPWSQSNHQERLDVNNGFLLCPNHDKLFDKGYISFYEDGAIVISDSLDEATMVFLNINETMIISMNERQQLYMKWHRVNVFKPPR; encoded by the coding sequence GTGACTATTCCCCAAAATATTAATAAGGAACATATCTTAAAAGCTATTCAAAAGATTGATAGAGAGGGAGTACCAGAAAGAAGAGAATCGACAAGGTTTAATCTTTCTTATGCTGGTGGAAATTACCCACCTAAATATGTAATATCGATTGCAAACATTTTTGCTAATGGTGAAGAATATTCTCCTTCCTTGTTTAGTGGTGGAGACGAAACAAATCGATTTCTTAGTAGACTAGGATTTACAATTGTTGAAAATGAAAAATCAGATAAAAGTACTTTATTCAGTGTTCCAGAACTTGAACCTGTAAATCGTTCTAGGGAATATAACCTATATAATGAATCAATTAGAGATATGATTGTTTATGAATACTTATTTCATTCAAGAACGCACCGCTGGCTTGATGAGCATGTAGTAGGTATGAATCCCGATGAAAGCCGTGGATATCAAGCAATGGGAATACTGCACTTTATTGGATTAAAAGATAAGCATAAAGGAATCTTTAAGGATTTAAGCATAGATGAGGCAATACAACTGTTAGTGCAGCAGAATTCTGACTTTAGTTTAGTTATTGAATCTCTTAAAAGATATCTTCAAAAAGATAATGGTGAACGAGAAATAGAAGGTAGGTCTTCTGCAGACGAATATATTGAGCTAGAATCAATTGTCACAGCTGCACCAGAACAAATTGAAGTAACAGAGACTGAGAAAGAACAAGTCATTAAGTCTAGAATAGGTCAATCAACGTTTAAGAAATCTCTTTTAAATATTGAAAAGAAATGTAGATTATGTGGAGTTTCTGATGAACGATTCCTTGTAGCAAGTCATATTAAGCCATGGAGTCAATCTAATCATCAAGAGAGGCTAGATGTTAATAATGGTTTTTTACTATGTCCAAATCATGATAAGTTGTTTGACAAAGGTTATATAAGTTTCTATGAGGATGGAGCAATTGTGATTTCAGATAGTTTGGATGAAGCTACAATGGTTTTTCTTAATATCAATGAAACTATGATTATTAGTATGAATGAGAGGCAGCAGCTTTATATGAAGTGGCACAGGGTTAATGTTTTTAAGCCGCCTAGGTAA
- a CDS encoding tyrosine-type recombinase/integrase gives MLLKFAIQDFKDDREFKNLSEQSIKNYMIQLNEFHGFCAEKEILNVEDVTANTIKSYLLYCMKSKKNNPVTVNTKIKNLKAFFNYMVESDIIMEKRNPMSKIEKAKTDTKIDVFNDNHIKQMLNYYRRLKGREHSFYAYRDYTLILTLLGSGMRLGELCNLKWKDVDLITGTIIVFGKNRTQASIPITDKLVKELAEYKVFCQQHFPEPSEHVFINRENKSMTTDAVKNVFKRLKAIMNFKDVRLSAHTFRHTFAHRFLMNGGDVFTLQKMLRHSNLKMTEKYLAIWGTALREQNDKYNPLNSLDV, from the coding sequence ATGTTGTTGAAATTTGCTATTCAAGATTTTAAAGATGATAGGGAGTTCAAAAACCTGTCTGAACAATCAATTAAAAATTACATGATTCAATTAAATGAGTTTCACGGGTTTTGTGCTGAGAAGGAAATCTTAAATGTGGAAGATGTAACAGCAAATACAATTAAATCGTATTTGTTATACTGTATGAAATCGAAAAAGAATAATCCTGTTACAGTTAATACAAAGATAAAGAATTTAAAAGCATTCTTCAATTACATGGTTGAAAGCGACATAATCATGGAGAAAAGAAATCCAATGTCTAAGATTGAGAAGGCTAAGACAGACACTAAAATTGATGTTTTTAACGATAATCACATTAAACAGATGTTGAACTACTACAGAAGGTTAAAGGGTAGGGAACACTCATTTTATGCGTATAGAGATTATACTCTAATTCTTACCTTGCTTGGCAGTGGTATGCGTTTAGGTGAATTATGTAATCTTAAATGGAAAGATGTAGACTTGATAACAGGTACAATCATAGTTTTTGGTAAAAATCGTACACAAGCAAGTATTCCAATTACAGATAAATTGGTTAAGGAACTTGCAGAATACAAGGTGTTTTGTCAGCAACACTTTCCAGAACCTTCTGAACATGTATTTATAAACAGAGAAAACAAATCTATGACAACTGATGCAGTTAAAAATGTGTTCAAGCGGTTGAAGGCAATCATGAATTTTAAAGATGTTCGATTATCCGCTCATACATTCCGCCACACGTTTGCACACAGGTTCTTAATGAATGGTGGTGATGTATTCACACTTCAAAAAATGTTGCGTCATAGCAATCTAAAGATGACAGAGAAGTATCTTGCCATTTGGGGTACAGCATTAAGGGAGCAAAATGATAAGTATAATCCATTAAATTCATTAGATGTTTAA
- the metC gene encoding cystathionine beta-lyase translates to MSNHDWSFQTKLLHNEAKVDTGTGAVSVPIHHSSTFHQFNVDEFGKYDYARSGNPTREALEQAIAELEGGTRGLAFSSGMAAISTAFLLLSQGDHVLVTEDVYGGTFRIITDVLTRFGIEHTFVDMTDLHQVASEIRPNTKVIYMETPSNPLLKVTDIRGIVNLAKANNCLTFLDNTFLTPELQRPLEHGVDVVLHSATKFLSGHSDVLAGLAVVKDEELGNRLYKLQNAFGAVLGVQDAWLVLRGLKTLHVRLKQSQESALKLAHFLSEHPKVDEVYYPGLSFHPGYDTQRYQADGPGAVLSFKLANYDAVKTLVENVKLPVFAVSLGAVESILSYPAKMSHAAMPPEEREKRGISDGLLRLSVGLENVDDLIKDFDEALEKLPHVKKEESVR, encoded by the coding sequence TTGAGCAATCATGATTGGTCATTTCAAACAAAGCTATTGCATAATGAAGCAAAGGTTGATACGGGAACAGGAGCGGTAAGTGTTCCCATTCACCATTCTTCAACCTTCCATCAATTTAATGTAGATGAATTTGGCAAATATGATTATGCACGATCTGGAAATCCGACCCGTGAAGCATTAGAACAAGCGATCGCCGAATTGGAAGGAGGAACAAGAGGATTAGCATTCTCCTCAGGAATGGCTGCTATCTCAACTGCGTTCCTCTTGCTTTCTCAAGGTGATCATGTCCTTGTAACAGAGGATGTATATGGTGGAACATTTCGGATTATAACAGATGTGTTAACCCGATTTGGAATTGAGCATACATTCGTCGATATGACGGATCTGCATCAAGTGGCATCAGAAATTCGTCCAAATACAAAGGTTATTTATATGGAAACACCTTCAAATCCATTATTAAAAGTCACGGATATCCGCGGGATTGTTAACCTTGCAAAAGCGAACAATTGCCTGACATTTTTAGATAATACGTTTTTAACTCCAGAACTGCAGCGCCCTTTAGAACATGGGGTAGATGTTGTGCTGCATAGTGCGACGAAGTTTTTATCAGGGCATAGTGATGTACTTGCAGGACTTGCTGTAGTGAAGGACGAGGAATTAGGCAATCGCTTATATAAACTTCAAAATGCCTTTGGAGCAGTACTTGGTGTTCAAGATGCATGGCTTGTGCTAAGAGGATTAAAAACGTTGCACGTTCGTCTTAAACAATCACAAGAATCAGCATTGAAATTGGCGCATTTTTTAAGTGAGCACCCGAAAGTTGACGAGGTCTATTACCCAGGATTAAGCTTTCACCCTGGCTATGATACACAACGATATCAGGCAGATGGTCCAGGTGCTGTGCTTTCATTTAAACTTGCAAACTATGACGCTGTTAAAACATTAGTAGAAAATGTAAAGCTTCCTGTTTTTGCCGTTAGTTTAGGTGCAGTTGAATCCATTCTTTCTTATCCTGCAAAAATGTCACATGCTGCAATGCCTCCTGAGGAAAGAGAAAAACGGGGGATTTCAGATGGACTGCTTAGACTTAGTGTAGGATTAGAAAATGTTGATGATTTAATAAAAGATTTTGATGAAGCATTAGAGAAACTACCACATGTAAAAAAAGAAGAAAGTGTTCGCTAA